The following nucleotide sequence is from Peribacillus sp. ACCC06369.
GCCATATAAAACGATAAGAGTCCAAATGGCCGTACCTGGGTCACCTAACCAAGAATGAGTCGGAAGTCCTAATGTATCTAATATGGAGTTAAAAGCTCCGTCATTTCCGAATAACTGTCTCCACATGATAGAGATCGCAATACTTCCACCTACTACTGATGGTAAGTACAACATTGTTCTATACAATCCAACCATTTCTGTAATCTTATTTAGTGCAAGTGCCACTAGTAAGGCAAAAACAAGTCGAATAGGTACAGCAACTCCTGCATAAAAGAATGTAGTCTTCATCGAAGTCCAAAACATCGCATCATTGGTGAACATACGTTGATAGTTATCAAGACCAGTCCAAGTGGGTGTTCCTAACAAATCATATTCCGTAAAAGACAAATATAAAGAGTAAAGAACTGGATAGAGTGTTAAACACATTAATCCAATGAGGAAAGGTGAGATAAAAAGATAACCAGTTAAATTTTCATAACCCGATTTTTTCTTTCTGGACTTTAAAATCTTCACTGGATTATAAGTAATTTTCTTGTTTGGAAAATGTACAACTGAGTCATGCTGTTCAGATTTTTTTGGTATCATAACCCTCATCTCTTTCTTATTAAATATAGTCGTTTAAAGGTTGCACCTAAGTACTGCTAGTTTAATTTTTAATAGAAGTGAGTGAGTATTGTAGAAAAAGAGGTCTGAAAGAAGATGGAGACCAGGACCTCTTTGTTCCTTATCGGCTTAAAATCTCTTTCGCTTGTTTTCTAAATTTCTTAGCACCTTCTTTAGGAGTCATTTCCCCATAAATAACTAACTCATCAATGTCTGCCAATGCTTGTAATACTTCAGCAGATGCAGATGGGAAGTTATCAATTGGAGAGCTATTTTCAGTAACTAATGCAATGTAATCAAATATTTTCTTTTCTGTTTCACTTAAGTTAGATGCCATTGCGTCTCTAATTTCTTGCTTCAGGGGAACTCCTCGGTCTGAACCACCAATTTCATAAACTTTAATATTGTTTACAAAGAAGTTGATGAATTTAGCAGCTTCTTCTTTATGCTTGGATGATTCTGGAATGGACCATAGCATGGCAGGTTTTAAAAACATTCCTTGTGCATTTCCCTTACCAGGAAGAAGTGTTAATTCCAATTGTTTACCAGCAGCACTCGTAAGCGCTCCAACTTGGTTGGACCAACGGAAGTCAAATGCAGCTTTCCCATGGACGATAAGTTCGTCTTCAACTCCCTTAATTTGTTGAATCACATCATATCCTGGTGCTGCACCAGAATCTACTAACGTTTTATTCATTTCCATAAAGTCAACCAATAGTTGGTCATCATCATATCCTAAGCCTGTTCCATCTTCATTAAATAACTTGAAGCCTTTTTCTCTTAAATAATATTCAAAATGATTTCCTGGCTCTAAAAGTCTTGTACCATAAGTATCTAATTCACTGTGAACCTTGTTTGCAGCGGTCAAGAAATCCTCCCATGTCCAATTTGCATCTGGAAGTGCCGTCCCTGCCTTTTCAAGCATTTCTTTATCATAAATAGCTGCCAGCGCGTTGGCTCCAGTTGGAATTCCTATAATCTTTCCTTCCTGTGTACCGGATTCCATGATCGTTTCACTTACACCTTTTACATCAATCGTCCCATTTCCCACAAATTCTGAAAGGTCAGCCAATAGCCCTTTATCAGCATATTGATTTAAATACTCACCAAAATTTTGTTGCATAATATCAGGTAGGTTGTTCCCGGCGGCTTGTGCAGCCATCTTTTCGAAATATCCATCAAACCCTGTAAACTCTGGCACAATGTTAACGTTAGGATTTTCTTGCTCATAAAGATCAATAATAGCTTGTGTCTGGTCATGTCTACTTTGAGAACCCCACCATGACATTCTTAAGGTAATCTTTTCAGACCCATCTTCTTTCTGATTTTCTTTTTCATTACCTGCATCATTTGAAGCTTTGTTTCCTGAACAAGCACTGAGCACTATTGTAAAAATAATCATTAGTACAAATAAAAGATTTTTCTTTTTCATCCTGGAACCAACCTCCCTATTCATTTCGAAAGCTTTATTGAAAACGCTTTCTAAATTAATAATAAATTAACTGAGTTTTCTAAAAAATAGAATTTTCAGATATCTATGTGAAAAAATCAGTGGTCTTTTGATTTTTCTGACAAAAAAAAACTGTTGAGTTATTTTACAACTCAACAAGCTAACTTAGGAGCAAATTACTTTTATATTCTGAAGGTGTAAACCCCGTTTGTTTTTTAAATAGTTTGCTAAAATACCCCGGATTATTCCCAAATCCAACTTCTTCAGCCACCGTAATCATTTTAACTTCTTCTTGGCTTCCTATTATTTCAATTGCTTTTTCCACTCTTCGATTAACCAGATAGCTAGAAAATTTTTCTCCTGTCTCCTTCTTGAAAAGCTTTCCTAAATAATCTGGATTCATATAAAAAACATCATTTGCAATCTTGGATAATGATATGGACTCGTCAGATATGTTCTTTTCTACATATTCTATCACTTTTCGTATGACATCACTTTGTGTTTCCTTGGTGTGATCATAATTATTTTGTGCAATCTCTACGCATATGCTTTCAATAAAATCTTTATACTGGCCTAAATTCGAAAAGTCTTTGAAATAAATGATTCGTTGAAACAGTTCATCAATCATTTCTCTTTTTGCTTGTCTTATGATGCTCATATTAATCTCTATACAATGTGATTTCACCAAGTTAATATCATATTTTTCCTTTTTGAAATATTCAAAGAATTGATTTAAATATTGTTTAACCTCTGAAATATTCCCACTTCTAATTGAAAAAATAAAATCCTCGTGATCAAGCAATAGAATATTATCAAAATATGATTTTTCTTTATGCAAGTCATTAACTGTTATAATACTTCCATTTCCTAAATAAAAACGCTGTGATAGACAATCGATAACCTCGTGGTAAAGCCTTCGCAGTTGATAAATACTTCCAACATTACTTATGCCCGTAGTGAATTCCAATTTATAGATAGTTGAAAACACTTCTTTTACGTTCTTAATTTTTTCTATCAGTATTTGATTTGGACAGCTTTCACACAAAATGACAATTCTTTCACCAATTATTGTACAAAGTTGGATGGTATAGTTGTTATTTAAACGATCAACAGCAATCTCCTTTAAGGCAAAAATTTTCTCGAAATCATGACCTTCATCCTCATCAATCTCTAAAATAACTAATTTGAATTTCTGTGATGTTACTTTAATTTCAAATAATTGGCTGAAGTACTCCCATTCAGGTATCCCACATTTTTTATTTGTAATAAACTCCTTAAGGAATTGCTCTTTCGCTTTAGGCATTACATCTTGCAGGCTTTTTTTTATACTTGTTACCACCTGTTCCTTTTCTTTTTCTTTGTTTAATTCATCTATAACATTTTTTAGTGCTTCTTCAATTTTTGATTCATTGCTCGGTTTAAGTAAATAGTACTTGACATTGTATTGCATGACCTTTTTCGCATATTCAAATTCGTCATAACCTGAGAGGATAATAAATTTAATATGCGGAAAAATAGAGTGAACTTTTTCAATTAGTTCAACTCCACTCAGCCCTGGCATTTTAATATCTGAAATCACAATATCAGGAGGATTTTCCTGGATGAAATCAAAAGCAATCCGTCCATTGTGTGCTTTTTTTATAAGAGTTGCCCCACAATTCTCCCAATTTACAAGAGACGCTATCCCCTCTAGGATATTAATTTCATCATCTGCTATCAGTACCTTATACATGATATGTTTCACCCCATCCTACATGGTAATGTGATAATGACCCTCGTACCTTTCCCTTTCTCACTTTCCATTTGTATTCCATAAGAACTGCCAAACATGAGTTTAATTCTATCATTGATATTTCGTAATCCTATTCCGGTGCCCTTTGGCTTAATTTCTCCCTTAAAGATAGACGTAATAGTCCCCTGATTCATTCCTGGGCCATTATCTTCTACAACAATATGAAGATCTTCATTATCTAAAGTATAAATATCGACTGTTATACTACATCCGGATTCGGATTCCTCCACCCCATGCTGAATAGCGTTTTCAACAATGGGTTGAATGGACAGTTTAGGAATAAGATAATGTTCAATATCGGTCAAGCTATTTAAAGTGAAATGAAGTCGTTCCTGATATCGATATTTTTGTATGGTAATATAGTTTTCAACAATCTGCAGTTCTTCTTTAATAGAAATAAGCGGGGCCTTTTTACTAATGATATTTCTCATCATATTCCCTAATGCTTCAACCATAATATAGATTTTGGGTTGTTTATTGATTTTTGCAATCCAGTTAATAGAGTCTAAGGTGTTGTATAAAAAGTGAGGATTTATTTGTGCTTGCAATGCCTTATACTCTGTTTCCTTTATCATCAATTGTTTTTCATAATTTTCTTTAATTAAAACATTTATTTTATTGATCATCGTTTGAAAATCTTTATGTAATTGTCCCACTTCATCATTCGAATACTTTCCTTCCCTAAATACTGATGGTTCAAATCTTCCTTTTTGGACTTGTTTCATTTTTTCGGTTAATCCTTCTAGAGGTTTAGATAAAGCACTTGCAGCTCTTCTGCTCAAGAAAATCGTAAACAATATCATAAAAAATAAATACAGAACCATCCAGTGTTTGATAATAGTAGTTTGCTCAGTAATAGTGTCATAAGGAAGAAAGTGGTAGTATGTTAAATTAGAAAACTCCGAATCTTGAAATGCCACTAAATAGTCTTTCCCTTCAATATCCATAATTTCGTAACCGCTTTCATTTCTCCCTTTCGGAAAACTATGTTTTTTTAATTCGTTCAAATCACTCCTATAAACGATTTCATTGTCTTTAACAATGACAAAACCGTTATCGGAGGGGATTTTTAAACTCCCTCGAATGAGGTTATCCATATCGATGGTTATCATTAATGTTCCTAGCAATTCTAGACTTATATTTTTTTTATCTCTGATCATTCTTGCTGCTGTTAACTTATTTTGATTTTCCATTCCATCCCATACATTCGTCCCTTTTTTCGAAAGGGCAAGGGGAACAATTTCCTCTGCATTGTGTTTTATTTTTGTATTATACCCGGCTATGTAGGTTCCTCCCTGATTATCTATAATCTGAAGGGAAGATATATATCTTTCTTGGGTTGCGAATGAAACTAATCCCTCTATTAATTTGTCTTTTGTTCTATAGGTTTCAAATACTTTTGGGTTCTTAATTATTTGCTTCAATGAGTTTTGAACAAAATTATCAGTACTAATCTGAAAGGATAGTTGTTCCATCTTTTTTAATTCATTATCTAAAACAGCTGAAGATAATTGAAGGGTTTTTGCTGATTCTTTGTAAATTTGCTCTTCATACATCCTTGAAAAATAATGAAATGCGATTATTCCTATCAAACAAAATACGACTAATAACAACAACATAATGGAAAATATCTTATCCTTTATTTTAAAGTGAAAAAAAAAGTATTTCATATTCATTATAATCAATCCTCAATTTTTACTACTTTTCTTAATATTACGATAATAACTGCATAATTTCTCTTTTTCAATGGTATAAGGTCACTATTTAATTTCCTATTCAATAAAACAGAAGGCTATGTAAAAATTAACATCCTATCCCTATGCACCTTTTCTTTTCTTTTGTTTGATATTTTTATTGCTCAATTTATAAACAATTGAAAATACTACAGCTAATCCTGCAACTTCACCTAATGAAGCAGCAATTGCCCCGTTAATACCATTCCACTCTGGGAAGAAGTATAGAAAGATAGCTAGACTGATTATGACCGTTATTAGATTTACTACTTGAGAAAGTACCATACGCTTTGTCTTTCTTTGAAGCATAAGAAATCCATTAAGAAAGTCTACAATTGGAAAAACCAGCGTTTTTAATATAAAGAATTTCAGAACTCCAATTGTTGTTGCCGCTAAGACTTGATCTGCCCCCATAGCAACCTTCATAAACCAACTGCCTAATGGTGAAAAGCACAATACTGTAAGTAAGATAGAGGGAGTAAGACCTATTAATAAAGTAAAATTAATTACTTTCTTTTTATTTTTTTCATAAAATTGCAAAACAATCTGGTGTGTATACATAAAAAAACTTAAAGTCATGTTCGTGATACTAAGTGCAAGAGCAAAGGAAGCGATTCCCATTTGAATATTTTCGGATTTTGCCAAAAAAACATAAACAATTGGAATCATCATCGTTTGAAAAATGAAATAAAATACCAATGGAGTATAAAAATATACGATATCAGACTTTCGTAAATTAGAGGATTCGGTTGTACTCGGATATTCCTTAATAAGGAAATGGCCCTTCCATACGCTAATGAGACATTCAATGATCATCCCTGCTAAGAAAATAACCGCTCCTGCAACACTCGTTACATAATCAACCTTAACTAACAAAAAAGAGATAACAAACATGGTAACTAATCTTACAATTACCCCAATCGTAATCCACTTTGTTTCAAGATGATTGATAATAATCCCTTGATAAATACCACGTATCCCGGAAAATATTAATACGAGAATGATAATTTTAAAGGTTTGTGAAATAGTGTGAACCATATTTTCATCTGCATTAAATAAATGGACATACATCCAGTCGCCTATCCTGCTAAATGCCAATATAGAACAAAACAATAGAACGATTCCAATTACATACATAAAAAATACAGCAAGAAGTTTAAAAGATTGTTTGTCATTTACTAAAGCTGAACTTGTTTGTCTAAACACAATAATCGGTCTTTCAACAATTTGGAAAAGAGAAAAAGCTACTGCATAACAAGCAATAATAAAGGCGGCATCTTCTGTGCGTGTTAAAGTACCATTAATAATGAGGTGTGTTATAGATGTTAAGCTGGCAGAAAATCCCAATGGGATAAAAAAAGCACTAAGCTGCTTATAGGAAACCTGGCTATTTAAGCTTTTCAACGCAAATTACCTCTTTTCTCTATAATATTGGTTATTCAAACACAAAATAACAACGTTGTTATTAACAATACATGACTATAAGTAAAACAACAAATACTTTTTTTGCAAAAATCAGAATTATTAATTTCCATACACTTTCTAAATGATTTTATCCTTTTTAACTTATTAGTTTTTATGATCTTAATTATTTAGTCATGGTTATCTTGTTATTCACAAGGTTTTTCCTTATCATTAATAACAATGTTATTATTTCTGGTTATTTTTTGGGGGGGAATCATTATTTGGGAACTACTATTAAAGATATAGCCAATGTTTCAGGAGTTAGTTTTTCTACTGTTTCAAAAGCATTAAATAATAGCCCACTTGTTAAACTTGAAACAAAATTAAAAATATTGAAAATTGCTGAAGAAATGGGATATGAACCTAATTTTGCAGCTCGAAGACTAGTTTCAAAGGAAACGAAAATAATTGGTTTAGTTTGGCCTTCTATAGAAAGAATTGCATTATCAACACTTGTTACAAAAATTAATGCTGAAATTGAAAAAAATGACTATTCCATGATTTTATCAATCAATTCCACCAAATCAGCAGTTGAAAAATTTAAACGGTTTCAAGTGGATGGAATCATTATTTTTGAGGAAAACGATAACCAAATAGACTACTTATTATCTTCAAAAATCCCTATCATATCTTATGGGCATTGTAATAATCAAACCACTATACCTTATATAGATGTAAACTATAAAAAAGCCATGTATCTTGCCGTTGAGTATCTATATAAATTAGGACACAAGGATATTTCATATATTGGTGATTTTTCACTAAATGATTCACGTCAAACAGAAAAGTATGCGGGTTTTTTAGAAGCAATGAAACAATTTAATTTACAAATTATAGGTCAATCACTTATAAATACTGGTGGCCTTGATTGGCAAAGTGGTTATAGGGCAACAAATCGTCTACTACAGTCTTCCGAAATCCCTTCTGCCATTATAGGTGGTAGTTATGATATTAGTGGTGGGATTATCCGGGCTGTAATGGAAAATAACTTAATCATTCCAAAAGATATTTCTATTATTGGCTATGACAACATTCCAAAAATGGGAGACCTAGAAACTCCATTAACAAGTATTGGTGTACCAGTAGAAATTCTAGCAAAAAAAATAACGGACTCTCTTTTTCAACAAATTCAAAACCCTAATTCCGTCCCACTTATTCAAAAGCTTAAGCCTGAATTAAAAGAGAGAATCTCATGTGCCCAAGTAAAAAAGGATTGAACTAACATAAAATCCTTTTTTTCTAGATAGTCATCCTTATTAAAACTCTAATAAACTAGTTGAATTTCCCATTTTTTCTATCTAATAACATTATTCGTCAATAATATTAATCCCTCTTCTAAGTTGATCAACTAAATAATACGTGTACTTTTCATCCCAATCATACTGATTTATTTTCGTCTGCTATTATTGAAACTTAAAATCCTATAAGAAGTGTAGCTATTGCAGACACTGCTGGTTTTACTAATCAAGTTTTTGGACTGAGCCATCTACTTCATTTTCGGTTTGCACCTCACCTTTGATACCTGTCTGCTTTAATTGCTGATCACTTTCACGTCAGTGTATTCAAAGCGGGGTTTCTAGTGGGTCTCTTTGCACTAGCTGACGCTATATCTAGGTAAACTTTCCCGTTATTGGTCTCGGGTATAAATCGCAAGAAGGCAGTAATTATTTGTACTTGGTGTTTTCGTTCTTGGTAACATTGCCTCCATATTTGCATCAAACTTTACCATGGCATTCATTTCGCATTAGGGGCCGTTTACATCTTATTATTCTTAATGGGACAGTTCACTGGACCTATGGCTTTAATTGTTTTGGTTTGGGGGAAAATAATATTAGTCAATATTGGATTACGTCTGCAGCACCGGAAGCTCCTGAATTTGTACTGCTGTAGGTGGGTTATTATATCAGGAATGGGCATGGCATCCAATTAGTCGTATTAGTGGGATTCTTATTCTTAATATTGAGTTTGGTAAAAATAACTTCCTAGGTAAGAAATTAAACATCCTACAATAAACAAACCGGAGAGAGATAAATATATCCCCCTCCGGTTTGTTTTTATTAACATTCCTTGTTAAACTATTGCCGCCCCTTTTATTCCGTAAGTAAGCTGCCGCAGCAACAGCAAGCTACTTTTAGTTTATTATCTATCTCCAAGTAACTCGTTAAAACAGTACTTCAACGTTAAATCCTCCAGGCGCTTCTACGTAGAATGTATACCTGTGTAAGTGTTGTGGAGGTTTTACTTTGAATCCATCATCTTTCAATCGTTGATTGATACTGTTAACTTGTTCTTCATTTTCTTGTATGAATCCAACATGAAAAGTCTTGGGGTATTGTACATTGCTTCCTTTCATTAGAGTCAATATGGAACCATCATCATCTTTCATTGCGGCGAACCCATCTCCTCGACTTCCTTCACATGTCAATCCAAAATATGTTTCTAAAAACTCACATGAAGCTGTAACATCATTAACAGTTAAATTCAAATGATTGATTTTCATTCTTTCACCCCTTCCTTTTTAGGTATTCTTTAATTGTATTACATTTATTTTTTATCTTGACTCTCTCGTTAAGATAGTTAATTTTTCACATGCCATCCTGCCCTTAGCATGATAAGAAAAAGCGATCCTTCTCAAGAAGAATCGCACTCGTTAGTTCATAAGCAGGAGGTTGTATACAGCTCCTGACTTATTATCTTATCTGCTGGCGCTTTTTTAGAAGGTCGTCGAGGCGGGAAAATTGTGAAGCACATCCCTCGACTATCCCCATTTCCATTACTTGCTGAAGACCCTCGACTGAATTGAATCGAGAATGCATGATCAGCTTTGTCCTACCCTCGTGTTCAACAAACGTCATCGTTACCAGTGTTTCTGGCATACTTTCGGCTGCGTTGCCTTCTTCATCTGAAAACATATCCGTTAAGACAATCTTCTCCGGTACAATAATTTCTTGATAGACGGCTTTACCCCAAGATTCTTGGCCATAAAATTCACCTTGGTTTTCATCTGTGCACCGCATGCAATAATGCCAAACGCCGTCAGGCTTAAAATTAAACTCTCGATTTTCCGTTTGCCATCCCTTCGGTCCCCACCAGCTAGCCAACTGCTCAGGTTTTGAAAACGCGTTAAAAACAAGGTCCCGTGGCGCGACAAATATACGCTCCATGATGAGATCCCGACCCTCTACGTTAGTTGTGATGTTGTCAGTTATTTTGTTTTCAGACATGTTAATTCCTCCTTCCTATTTTTGAAATAAATCATTCCTTCTATTTCGTCACATTGTCAATCTTTTCCTTCCATTCAAGCAAATAATCATCCTAGTGACAGGAACTACAAGATAAAAAAAAGGTCAACCAGTATAAAAACTGGCTGACCTTTTAATACGAACTTCAATATAGAACTCCATTACAATATTTTTTCATTTTCAAAGTTAGTGTTTGACTCTACTTTCTTAGCCAGTTTAAATTTATAGAATAAAATAGAGGCTACCAAAAATCCTATTCCATAAAACAGTCCTACTCGTTGGGTAGGGTCAAAAGCAAGGAATACAAGAATCAGCAAGCAAAAGCCTAAACAAAACAACGGGACAAATGGATAAAAAGGTACTTTATATTGTAACTCTTCCGTTTTCCCTCCCGCTTTTATAAATTTCCTGCGAAACATATATTGCGATAAAGCAATTCCCATCCATGAAATTGTGACGGAAATACCTGCTATTGACATAAGTATCACGAACACAGTATCCGCAGCAATGAAGCTTGTCAATAATGATAGAAGAGAAAAGGATATGGTAAAAAGAAGGGCATTCAACGGCACTTTCCTATTTGACAAAATACCAAACAGCTTAGGTGCCATCCCATCATGGGCCATCGACCAAAGTAAGCGTGTAGATGCATAAAGACATGAATTCCCCACAGAAAGGATGGCTGTCAAAATTATGAAATTCATGATCCCTGCTGCATAAGGAACCCCCGCTATCTTCATTAAAGTTACAAAAGGACTTTCCAATAAGCCTAATTCTGAAGAAGGGAATATGGCAGAAAGGATAATAATGGACGCAATGTAAAAAACAATGATTCTAAAAAGGACATTTCGTATGGCTTTTGGTATGTTCTCTTCAGGTTTTTCACTTTCCCCTGCTGCTATTCCTATCAGTTCTGAACCTTGATAAGAAAATATTACATTCATCATTGTCACAAAGATAATTGTAATGCCCCCTGCTGGAAAAAGACCGGAAGGAGCCAGGTTTTCAAAGAATGGGGTTGGACGATCAGATAAAGAGACAAAACCAAAGATGCCCGCGATTCCAATCAAGATAAATAAAATAACTGCAACGATTTTTATACCGGCGAACCAATATTCCGCCTCTGCAAAACCTCTTGTCGTCAATGCATTCAAGGTAAATAAAAGCACTATGAACACTGCACACCAAATCCAGGTAGGAATATCGGGGAACCATTGTTTCATCAATATTCCTGCTGCTGTAAATTCAACTCCTGCAGTTGCGGCTGAACCGACGAAATACATCCATCCGAGCGAAAAACCAGCCGAAGGCCCAATATATTCAGCAGCATATTTTTGGAAAGAACCTGTAACCGGCATATGAAC
It contains:
- a CDS encoding LacI family DNA-binding transcriptional regulator, with amino-acid sequence MGTTIKDIANVSGVSFSTVSKALNNSPLVKLETKLKILKIAEEMGYEPNFAARRLVSKETKIIGLVWPSIERIALSTLVTKINAEIEKNDYSMILSINSTKSAVEKFKRFQVDGIIIFEENDNQIDYLLSSKIPIISYGHCNNQTTIPYIDVNYKKAMYLAVEYLYKLGHKDISYIGDFSLNDSRQTEKYAGFLEAMKQFNLQIIGQSLINTGGLDWQSGYRATNRLLQSSEIPSAIIGGSYDISGGIIRAVMENNLIIPKDISIIGYDNIPKMGDLETPLTSIGVPVEILAKKITDSLFQQIQNPNSVPLIQKLKPELKERISCAQVKKD
- a CDS encoding Tn3 family transposase codes for the protein MADTAGFTNQVFGLSHLLHFRFAPHL
- a CDS encoding response regulator produces the protein MYKVLIADDEINILEGIASLVNWENCGATLIKKAHNGRIAFDFIQENPPDIVISDIKMPGLSGVELIEKVHSIFPHIKFIILSGYDEFEYAKKVMQYNVKYYLLKPSNESKIEEALKNVIDELNKEKEKEQVVTSIKKSLQDVMPKAKEQFLKEFITNKKCGIPEWEYFSQLFEIKVTSQKFKLVILEIDEDEGHDFEKIFALKEIAVDRLNNNYTIQLCTIIGERIVILCESCPNQILIEKIKNVKEVFSTIYKLEFTTGISNVGSIYQLRRLYHEVIDCLSQRFYLGNGSIITVNDLHKEKSYFDNILLLDHEDFIFSIRSGNISEVKQYLNQFFEYFKKEKYDINLVKSHCIEINMSIIRQAKREMIDELFQRIIYFKDFSNLGQYKDFIESICVEIAQNNYDHTKETQSDVIRKVIEYVEKNISDESISLSKIANDVFYMNPDYLGKLFKKETGEKFSSYLVNRRVEKAIEIIGSQEEVKMITVAEEVGFGNNPGYFSKLFKKQTGFTPSEYKSNLLLS
- a CDS encoding amino acid permease, with the protein product MGDGLENNDQLQRSMKRRHLFMLSLGGVIGTGLFLNAGYTINQAGAGGALLGYLAGGLILYMVMVCLGELAVHMPVTGSFQKYAAEYIGPSAGFSLGWMYFVGSAATAGVEFTAAGILMKQWFPDIPTWIWCAVFIVLLFTLNALTTRGFAEAEYWFAGIKIVAVILFILIGIAGIFGFVSLSDRPTPFFENLAPSGLFPAGGITIIFVTMMNVIFSYQGSELIGIAAGESEKPEENIPKAIRNVLFRIIVFYIASIIILSAIFPSSELGLLESPFVTLMKIAGVPYAAGIMNFIILTAILSVGNSCLYASTRLLWSMAHDGMAPKLFGILSNRKVPLNALLFTISFSLLSLLTSFIAADTVFVILMSIAGISVTISWMGIALSQYMFRRKFIKAGGKTEELQYKVPFYPFVPLFCLGFCLLILVFLAFDPTQRVGLFYGIGFLVASILFYKFKLAKKVESNTNFENEKIL
- a CDS encoding sugar ABC transporter permease — encoded protein: MIPKKSEQHDSVVHFPNKKITYNPVKILKSRKKKSGYENLTGYLFISPFLIGLMCLTLYPVLYSLYLSFTEYDLLGTPTWTGLDNYQRMFTNDAMFWTSMKTTFFYAGVAVPIRLVFALLVALALNKITEMVGLYRTMLYLPSVVGGSIAISIMWRQLFGNDGAFNSILDTLGLPTHSWLGDPGTAIWTLIVLYGWQFGSSMLIFLAGLRNIPKTYYEASSVDGARPIQQFFKITLPLLTPVILFNTVMQVINGFMAFTPSFIVTNGGPMNSTVLFVLYMYRRAFEFFEMGYGSAMAWVMLVIIALLTAFIFKSSDKWVHYEGEQK
- a CDS encoding sugar ABC transporter substrate-binding protein, which gives rise to MKKKNLLFVLMIIFTIVLSACSGNKASNDAGNEKENQKEDGSEKITLRMSWWGSQSRHDQTQAIIDLYEQENPNVNIVPEFTGFDGYFEKMAAQAAGNNLPDIMQQNFGEYLNQYADKGLLADLSEFVGNGTIDVKGVSETIMESGTQEGKIIGIPTGANALAAIYDKEMLEKAGTALPDANWTWEDFLTAANKVHSELDTYGTRLLEPGNHFEYYLREKGFKLFNEDGTGLGYDDDQLLVDFMEMNKTLVDSGAAPGYDVIQQIKGVEDELIVHGKAAFDFRWSNQVGALTSAAGKQLELTLLPGKGNAQGMFLKPAMLWSIPESSKHKEEAAKFINFFVNNIKVYEIGGSDRGVPLKQEIRDAMASNLSETEKKIFDYIALVTENSSPIDNFPSASAEVLQALADIDELVIYGEMTPKEGAKKFRKQAKEILSR
- a CDS encoding VOC family protein, which gives rise to MKINHLNLTVNDVTASCEFLETYFGLTCEGSRGDGFAAMKDDDGSILTLMKGSNVQYPKTFHVGFIQENEEQVNSINQRLKDDGFKVKPPQHLHRYTFYVEAPGGFNVEVLF
- a CDS encoding sensor histidine kinase, with the protein product MYEEQIYKESAKTLQLSSAVLDNELKKMEQLSFQISTDNFVQNSLKQIIKNPKVFETYRTKDKLIEGLVSFATQERYISSLQIIDNQGGTYIAGYNTKIKHNAEEIVPLALSKKGTNVWDGMENQNKLTAARMIRDKKNISLELLGTLMITIDMDNLIRGSLKIPSDNGFVIVKDNEIVYRSDLNELKKHSFPKGRNESGYEIMDIEGKDYLVAFQDSEFSNLTYYHFLPYDTITEQTTIIKHWMVLYLFFMILFTIFLSRRAASALSKPLEGLTEKMKQVQKGRFEPSVFREGKYSNDEVGQLHKDFQTMINKINVLIKENYEKQLMIKETEYKALQAQINPHFLYNTLDSINWIAKINKQPKIYIMVEALGNMMRNIISKKAPLISIKEELQIVENYITIQKYRYQERLHFTLNSLTDIEHYLIPKLSIQPIVENAIQHGVEESESGCSITVDIYTLDNEDLHIVVEDNGPGMNQGTITSIFKGEIKPKGTGIGLRNINDRIKLMFGSSYGIQMESEKGKGTRVIITLPCRMG
- a CDS encoding SRPBCC domain-containing protein, whose translation is MSENKITDNITTNVEGRDLIMERIFVAPRDLVFNAFSKPEQLASWWGPKGWQTENREFNFKPDGVWHYCMRCTDENQGEFYGQESWGKAVYQEIIVPEKIVLTDMFSDEEGNAAESMPETLVTMTFVEHEGRTKLIMHSRFNSVEGLQQVMEMGIVEGCASQFSRLDDLLKKRQQIR
- a CDS encoding multi antimicrobial extrusion protein MatE, translated to MKSLNSQVSYKQLSAFFIPLGFSASLTSITHLIINGTLTRTEDAAFIIACYAVAFSLFQIVERPIIVFRQTSSALVNDKQSFKLLAVFFMYVIGIVLLFCSILAFSRIGDWMYVHLFNADENMVHTISQTFKIIILVLIFSGIRGIYQGIIINHLETKWITIGVIVRLVTMFVISFLLVKVDYVTSVAGAVIFLAGMIIECLISVWKGHFLIKEYPSTTESSNLRKSDIVYFYTPLVFYFIFQTMMIPIVYVFLAKSENIQMGIASFALALSITNMTLSFFMYTHQIVLQFYEKNKKKVINFTLLIGLTPSILLTVLCFSPLGSWFMKVAMGADQVLAATTIGVLKFFILKTLVFPIVDFLNGFLMLQRKTKRMVLSQVVNLITVIISLAIFLYFFPEWNGINGAIAASLGEVAGLAVVFSIVYKLSNKNIKQKKRKGA